One genomic segment of Brassica napus cultivar Da-Ae chromosome A3, Da-Ae, whole genome shotgun sequence includes these proteins:
- the LOC106437993 gene encoding uncharacterized protein At3g28850, whose protein sequence is MGSSASKTTSSSSCCSASTSPPVTKLNSKVPSPSSPTRVPKAFSFPMPSVHHLPAKEGDTHHLVSLMSTTYGSLHITDLDGASDRQTMPHISVSGNNNNKKIPEPEESRDSLSPDSVINTWELMNDLDDDYLDNGNDSVLSFSELTADHDVGVNGSALKPDDSYEFVRMEEYEEDWIPLPSKTKQPLWKHLAEESFLSDLDPNIISSYKRALSSKQLGKDTRQTSLLESARLSSRSLEEQEKPRLSEAEKDENKIVLYFTSLRGIRKTYEDCCYVRTVLRGYQVAVEERDISMDSKYRKELQIALGEEKPVCLPQVFVRGVHIGGMEEIKKLNDGGELGEMLKGLPVCESLGACECCGDARFVPCTSCGGSTKVFEEQEDAFKRCNGCNENGLVRCKKCCL, encoded by the exons ATGGGTTCCTCTGCTTCTAAaaccacttcttcttcttcgtgttGCTCGGCGTCAACTTCACCTCCGGTGACGAAACTCAACTCCAAGGTCCCATCGCCGTCGTCGCCTACGAGGGTTCCTAAAGCTTTCTCATTTCCGATGCCGTCGGTTCATCATCTACCGGCTAAAGAAGGCGACACGCACCACCTTGTCTCTCTCATGTCCACCACTTACGGTTCTCTTCACATCACCGATCTCGACGGAGCCTCCGACAGACAAACAATGCCTCATATCTCCGTGTCCGGGAATAACAATAACAAGAAGATACCTGAACCAGAGGAGTCACGCGACTCGTTATCTCCTGACTCGGTGATTAACACATGGGAGCTCATGAACGACCTTGACGACGACTATTTGGATAACGGTAACG ATTCGGTTCTATCTTTCTCTGAACTCACCGCGGATCATGACGTTGGTGTTAATGGGTCTGCCCTGAAACCGGACGACTCTTACGAGTTCGTGAGAATGGAAGAATATGAGGAAGATTGGATACCACTGCCTTCTAAAACTAAGCAGCCTCTGTGGAAGCATTTGGCTGAAGAATCGTTTCTCTCTGATTTAGATCCTAACATCATCTCATCTTACAAGAGAGCATTGTCTTCAAAACAACTAGGCAAAGACACGAGACAAACCAGTTTACTAGAATCTGCACGTTTGAGTTCTAGGTCTTTGGAAGAGCAAGAGAAACCAAGACTGTCTGAAGCAGAGAAGGATGAGAACAAGATAGTATTATACTTCACTAGCCTCAGAGGAATTCGAAAGACTTATGAGGATTGCTGTTACGTAAGGACGGTATTGAGAGGGTATCAGGTTGCGGTAGAGGAACGTGACATCTCAATGGACTCCAAATACAGGAAAGAGCTTCAGATTGCACTAGGAGAAGAGAAACCGGTTTGTTTGCCTCAGGTGTTCGTAAGAGGAGTTCACATTGGTGGCATGGAGGAGATCAAGAAACTCAACGATGGAGGTGAACTGGGAGAGATGTTAAAAGGGCTTCCTGTTTGTGAATCACTGGGAGCTTGTGAATGCTGTGGAGATGCAAGGTTTGTGCCGTGTACTAGTTGTGGCGGTAGCACCAAAGTGTTTGAGGAACAAGAAGATGCGTTTAAGAGATGCAACGGATGCAATGAGAATGGATTGGTACGTTGTAAGAAATGTTGTCTCTAG
- the LOC106443560 gene encoding two-component response regulator ARR8-like produces the protein MGVVTESQFHVLAVDDSLFDRKMIERLLQKSSCQVTTVDSGSKALELLGLRESNESDDPNATSTSPEVEINLIITDYCMPGMTGYDLLKRVKESAAFRSIPVVIMSSENVPARISRCLEEGAEEFFLKPVKLADLTKLKPHMMKTKLKKESEKPAEEVKPEIEEEESPVIEILTLHQELESEQQEPMLSNNKRKAMEEAISTGRSRPKYNDITTSV, from the exons ATGGGTGTGGTAACAGAGTCACAGTTCCATGTTTTGGCGGTTGATGATAGTCTCTTTGATCGGAAAATGATAGAGAGATTGCTGCAAAAGTCTTCCTGTCAAG TAACTACAGTTGATTCAGGCTCTAAAGCTCTCGAGCTTCTTGGTTTGAGAGAAAGCAATGAGAGTGACGACCCAAATGCTACTTCTACATCACCT gaagttgaaataaatcttATAATTACAGATTACTGTATGCCTGGCATGACTGGTTATGATTTGCTCAAGAGAGTTAAG GAATCAGCTGCATTTAGAAGCATTCCCGTTGTAATAATGTCATCTGAGAACGTTCCTGCTAGAATCTCCAG ATGTCTGGAAGAAGGAGCTGAGGAGTTTTTCTTGAAACCAGTAAAGTTAGCTGATCTCACCAAGTTGAAACCTCATATGATGAAAACCAAGTTGAAGAAAGAAAGTGAAAAACCAGCAGAAGAAGTGAAACCggagatagaagaagaagaatcgccAGTGATTGAAATCTTGACTCTCCATCAAGAACTTGAATCCGAGCAACAAGAACCAATGTTGAGTAATAATAAGAGGAAAGCAATGGAAGAAGCGATATCTACTGGTCGATCACGTCCTAAATACAACGATATCACAACATCAGTCTGA
- the LOC106437994 gene encoding uncharacterized protein LOC106437994 gives MGSNLCCSRHPDTYESTTGNNGDRSLPTGDDKFLSDASTFSVKEQESQLKAARLEEQRLGREAEKVNSWVKHESARGSKANVLPGGAQIRS, from the exons ATGGGCTCAAACTTGTGCTGCTCTCGCCATCCAGATACCTATGAAAGTACCACGGGCAACAACGGTGACCGTAGCTTGCCAACAGGCGATGACAAATTTCTATCGGACGCAAGCACGTTCTCCGTGAAGGAGCAAGAGAGTCAGcttaaggcagcgagattggaGGAGCAAAGGCTTGGCCGTGAAGCAGAGAAAGTCAACTCATGGGTCAAACATGAATCAGCCAG GGGGAGCAAGGCTAATGTTTTACCCGGCGGTGCTCAAATCCGGTCGTGA